From the Porphyrobacter sp. CACIAM 03H1 genome, the window CGGCGTCGCGCGCGCCGTTCATGCCGCGGATGTTGATCTGGGTGTCGCCCGCCTCGGCGGTGCCGGTGACGATGGTCACGCCGGGGGTGAGCTGGACGAAGTCGTCGGCGCGCTGGACGCCGGTCTTGGCGAGCGTCTCGGCGCCGAACACCGTGACCGCGGCGGGCACGTCCTGCAGGCTTTCGGACTGGCGGCGGGCGGTGACGATGATGCCGCCCTCCTCCTGCGTCTCGGCGGCGGGGGCCTCCTGCTGCGCGGCGGCGGGAACGGCGAAGGCGATGGCGCCGAGAGCCGCGCCAGAGGCTAGGACCAGACGGACATTCATAAGGCGGCTCTCCTGAAGTGGGATCGAGAGGTTGCGGGCGGCCGGGCGCGGGTGCGCCGGCGCGATGGCGTGGATGACGGGCGGGGATGCGGATGATGCGCGGCGGGCGTGCGGACGCAGCGGGCGCTGCCGCAACCGGCTGCTCCTTCCGCGATCGGCACATGAACCCCTGAACGCTGCACGGCCACACCCCTGTTTCTCAGGCCTGTTGCCTTGGCCTGTTGCCCCGGGTGGCGTGCGTATTGTATACAAATCCTCTCCGTCAAGCCTTTTGCACGAATGTGGCGAAAGGACCCCGACAGGTGTGTTTTTGTCGCCGCACAGGCTTGCCGGATGACGCGCCCGGCCGCAGATAGGATGATGATGAAGATGCTTGCCCCCTCCCCATCCCGACCGGCGGCGCCCCGGTGAGTCGCGCGTCCGACCGGGCCTATGCGGCGATCCGCGCGCACCTGCTGAGCGGGGCGGTGAAGGCCGGCGAGCAGCTCACCGAGGACCAGCTCGCCCAGATCACCGGGGTCAGCCGCACCCCGGTGCGCGAGGCAGTGCGGCGGCTCGAGGACGAGCTGCTGCTGGTGCGTTCGGACACCAAGCGCCTGTTCGTCGCCGACTGGAGCCGCGACGATATCGAGGAAATGTTCGCGCTTAGGCAGATGCTCGAATGCCACGCCGCCGAGCGCGCCGCGCAGCGCCTTTCCCGAGAGCAGATCGCCGATCTGGAGGCCCTCAACCAGGAACTGAAGGCCGCGGTCGAGCAAAGCGCGCCCGATGTCGCGCGCTTCCTCGATGCCAATCGCGCCTTTCACGAGGTGATCATCGACGCCGCCCATTCGCCGCGCCTCGGGCAGCTGCTGGCGCGGCTGGTCGAGGCGCCGGTGGTGCTGCGCACCGCGCGCACCTACACCCAGGACGACCTCAGGCAATCGGCGCGCGACCACGACGAGCTGATCGCCGCCTTTGCCGCCCGCGACCCGGACTGGGCGCGCGCCGTCATGGGCAGCCACCTGCGCCGCGCCTTCCACACCTTCGCCCGCGCGGTCGGCCCCGCGGCCGGCGAGAGACTTGCAAAAGACGCATAACAACGCGCTGCATCCCGTCCGGTTCCAGCCTGTCGCGGCGGACCAAGCATGATTGCAATTGTATACAAACCGGCTATCTGACTTTCGCAGGCCCCGTCAGCAGCAACAGGCGATTCATCATGTCAGGCCCCATGTCTGTCGACTCCATCGAACTCGTCGAGGTGGGCCCGCGCGACGGCTTGCAGAACGAACCGGACATTATTTCCACCGCCACGAAGCTCGATCTCATCGACCGCATGATCGGCTACGGCGCACGCCGGCTCGAGGTCGCGAGCTTCGTCCACCCGGCGCGCGTGCCGCAGATGGCGGATGCGGAAGCCGTGATCGCGGGGCTGCCTGATCGGGCCGACTGCACCTACATCGGCCTCGTCCTCAACAAGCGCGGGGTGCTGCGCGCGCTCGCGACCCGCGAGGGCGGCGCGCGCGGGGTCGATCAGGTCGGCTGCGTGGTGGTCGCCAGCGACACCTTCGGGCAGAGGAACCAGGGCCAGACCATCGAACAGGGCATCGCCGAGACCCGCGAGATGCTGCGCTTCGCCCGCGCCGAGGGCATCCGCGCACAGGTCACCATCAGCGCCGCCTTCGGCTGCCCTTTCGAGGGCGAGGTGAAACACGAAACCGTGCTCGCCATTGCCGAGGCCATCGCGCAGGATGGCCCCGAGGAGATCGCGCTCGCCGACACCATCGGCGTCGGCACGCCCTTCGAGGCGGGGGAACTGTTCGGCAAGCTGGGCGAACTGCTCGGCGGCAGGATCCCGATGCGCGCCCATTTCCACAACACCCGCGGCACCGGCATCGCCAATGCGTGGGAGGCATACAAGGCGGGCGTGCGGGTGTTCGACGCCTCGCTCGGCGGCCTCGGCGGCTGCCCCTTCGCCCCGCGCGCGACCGGGAACATCGCCACCGAGGACCTCGTCTACATGATGCAGCGTTCCGGGGTGAGCACGGGCATCGATCTCGACGCGGCCATCGCGGCGAACAAGTGGTTTGCGGGCGAGCTGGGGCGGGAACTCCCCTCGGCGGTCGCCCGCGCGGCATGACACAAGACAGGGAAACGGCATGACTTACAGGCTGGGTGTGGACGTGGGCGGGACTTTCACCGACCTGCTGCTGTTCGACGAAGCGAGCGGCGCCTTCTGGCGGCACAAGACGCCCTCGACCCCACATGATTCCTCCGAAGGCATCCTGACAGGGGTGAAGGCGATCACCGCCAAGGCCGGGATCACCGCGGCGGACATCGCCTATTTCCTCCACGGCACCACGGTCGCGACCAATGCCGTGCTGGAAGGCAAAGGGGCGAAGGTCGGCCTCGTCACCACGCAGGGCTACCGCGACATCATGCAGATCGCGCGCAGTTACGTGCCCGGGGGCCTCGCGGCGTGGATCGTGTGGCCCAAGCCCCAGCCCTTGGCGCGCCTCGAGCACACCGTCGAAGTGCCGGGGCGCATGGACGCGCAAGGCCGCGAGGTCGCCCCGCTCGACGAGGACGCGGTGCGCGCCGCCTTGCGCAAGCTGAAGGGCGACGGGATCGAGGCGCTTACCGTCAGCCTGATGAACGCCTATCTCAACGGCGCGCACGAGGCGCGGATCGGCCAGATCGCCGCCGAGGAACTGCCCGGCATCCCCGTCTCGCTCTCCCATGAAGTCCTGCCCGAGATGCAGGAATACGAGCGCACGCTTTCAACCGTCGCCAATGCGGCGGTGCGGCCTGTGGTGTCGAAATATGTCTCCAACCTGCGCACCAAGCTGGAAGCCGAAGGGCTGAAGGGCCGCCTCTCGCTGCTGCGCTCGGACGGGGGCCTGATGAGCAGCCAGAAGGCCGAGGAGCACCCCGTCAACATCCTCATGTCCGGCCCTGCCGGCGGGGTGACGGGCGCGCTGTGGGTGGCGAAGAATGCGGGCTTCGAGAATATCCTGACGCTCGACGTGGGCGGCACATCGACCGACGTGGCGCTGATCCAGGGCCTCGAGCCGCGCCGCCAGCGCACCACCGAAGTCGGGCACCTGTCGGTGCGCGCCTCGGCGCTCGACGTGAAGACCGTCGGCGCGGGCGGCGGGTCGATCGCCCACGTGCCGCAGCTCACCGGCGCGCTGCGCGTCGGGCCGGAGAGCGCGGGCGCGGTGCCCGGGCCGGTCGCCTACGCCAAGGGCGGCACGCTCCCGACAGTGACCGATGCCAATGTGGTGCTCGGCTACCTTCCCGAAGACCTCCTCGGCGGCAGCTTCAAGCTCGACCGCGAGGGCGCCAAGGCGGCGGTGCAGACCATCGCCGATGCGCTGGGCGTCACGCTGATGGAAGCGGCGCGCGGGATCATCGACATAGTCAACGAGAACATGTTCGGCGCCCTGCGCATGATCTCGGTCCAGCAGGGCTACGACCCGCGCGAATTCGCGCTGATGGGCTTCGGCGGCGCGGGCCCGCTGCACGTCAACGCGGTCGCCCGGCTGATGGGGAGCTGGCCCGCGATCTCGCCCGTCTCCCCGGGCGTGCTCTGCGCGCTGGGCGATGCGACCACCCGGATGCGCACCGAGACCGCGCGCAGCTTTTCGCGCCTCGCCCGCGACACGGCAATCGCCGATCTGGTGCAGGTGCTTGACGACATGGCCGAACAGACCCGCGGCGAGCTGGTCGCGGACGGCATTCCGGAGGAGCAGATCACCTCGCTGTTCGAGATCGACGTGCGCTATGCCGGGCAGGCCTTCGAGGTGCCGCTCACGATCACGCAGGATATCCTCGAGAAGGACGGGATCGAGGGCATCCTCGCCCGCTTCGACGAGGAGCACCTGAGGCTCTTCACCTTCAACATGGATACCCCCCACGAGATCGTGAACCTGCGCGCCGTGGCGATGGGACAGGCCCCAGCCCTCCCCGCCGCCGAGTTGCCCAAGGGCGACGGCGATCCGTCATCTGCCAAGATCCGCGACCACGTCATGTGGATCGGCGGCGAGGAACGCCCTGCGGTGATCTACGACCGCGCCAAGCTGCGCCAGGGCGACGTGATCGAAGGCCCGGCGATCATCACCGAGATGGATTCGACCACCCTCGTCGAACACGATTGCCGCGCGACTGTGGACGCTGTCGGCAACATTCTCATCACTCTCAAGGCGAAGGGCTAAGACCATGCCGGCTCGCATCATCGAACCCAACACCACCCCGTTCCAGACCGTCGCCATCGACCCGGTGACGCTCGACATCATCGAGAACGCGCTGAGGAACGCGCGCATCGAGATGGACGCGACGCTGGTGCGCACCGCCATGAGCCCCGGCATCCGCGAACAGGGCGACGCCTTCCCGCTGATCTCGGACCCCGCCGGCAAGATGATCGTCGGCCAGTTCGGCAGCTTCATCGACGGCTTCCTGCAAAGCTACGACGGCACCATCGAGGACGGGGACATGATCTTCCTGTCCGATCCCTATTCCTGCGCCGGGGCGATCAGCCACTCGAACGACTGGCTGGTGCTGCTCCCCGTGTTCAAGGACGGGCGGTTGATCGCATACACCGCGATGTTCGGCCACCAGAGCGACATCGGCGGCTCGGTCCCCGGCTCGATGCCCATCGGCGCCTCCTCGATCTTCGAGGAGGGCGTGCGCATCCCGCCCGTGAAGATCTGGAAGCGCGGGGAATACAACGAAGACCTGATGAAGCTGGTGATGCACCAGACCCGCAAGCCCGACTGGTGCCAGGCCGATCTCAACGCCCTCATCGCCTCGTGCCGTGTCGCCGCGCGCCGCGTGATCGAGATGGCTGACCGCTTCGGTGACGATGTCTACGTCTCGGCCACGCAGGAGCTGCTCGCCCGCAACCACCGCGCGATGAAGTCGCTGCTGGCGATGG encodes:
- a CDS encoding GntR family transcriptional regulator, with protein sequence MSRASDRAYAAIRAHLLSGAVKAGEQLTEDQLAQITGVSRTPVREAVRRLEDELLLVRSDTKRLFVADWSRDDIEEMFALRQMLECHAAERAAQRLSREQIADLEALNQELKAAVEQSAPDVARFLDANRAFHEVIIDAAHSPRLGQLLARLVEAPVVLRTARTYTQDDLRQSARDHDELIAAFAARDPDWARAVMGSHLRRAFHTFARAVGPAAGERLAKDA
- a CDS encoding hydroxymethylglutaryl-CoA lyase is translated as MSVDSIELVEVGPRDGLQNEPDIISTATKLDLIDRMIGYGARRLEVASFVHPARVPQMADAEAVIAGLPDRADCTYIGLVLNKRGVLRALATREGGARGVDQVGCVVVASDTFGQRNQGQTIEQGIAETREMLRFARAEGIRAQVTISAAFGCPFEGEVKHETVLAIAEAIAQDGPEEIALADTIGVGTPFEAGELFGKLGELLGGRIPMRAHFHNTRGTGIANAWEAYKAGVRVFDASLGGLGGCPFAPRATGNIATEDLVYMMQRSGVSTGIDLDAAIAANKWFAGELGRELPSAVARAA
- a CDS encoding hydantoinase/oxoprolinase family protein; translation: MTYRLGVDVGGTFTDLLLFDEASGAFWRHKTPSTPHDSSEGILTGVKAITAKAGITAADIAYFLHGTTVATNAVLEGKGAKVGLVTTQGYRDIMQIARSYVPGGLAAWIVWPKPQPLARLEHTVEVPGRMDAQGREVAPLDEDAVRAALRKLKGDGIEALTVSLMNAYLNGAHEARIGQIAAEELPGIPVSLSHEVLPEMQEYERTLSTVANAAVRPVVSKYVSNLRTKLEAEGLKGRLSLLRSDGGLMSSQKAEEHPVNILMSGPAGGVTGALWVAKNAGFENILTLDVGGTSTDVALIQGLEPRRQRTTEVGHLSVRASALDVKTVGAGGGSIAHVPQLTGALRVGPESAGAVPGPVAYAKGGTLPTVTDANVVLGYLPEDLLGGSFKLDREGAKAAVQTIADALGVTLMEAARGIIDIVNENMFGALRMISVQQGYDPREFALMGFGGAGPLHVNAVARLMGSWPAISPVSPGVLCALGDATTRMRTETARSFSRLARDTAIADLVQVLDDMAEQTRGELVADGIPEEQITSLFEIDVRYAGQAFEVPLTITQDILEKDGIEGILARFDEEHLRLFTFNMDTPHEIVNLRAVAMGQAPALPAAELPKGDGDPSSAKIRDHVMWIGGEERPAVIYDRAKLRQGDVIEGPAIITEMDSTTLVEHDCRATVDAVGNILITLKAKG